Proteins encoded in a region of the Cupriavidus pauculus genome:
- a CDS encoding LysR family transcriptional regulator, with translation MHIRWLEDFICLAQAGSLARAAELRNVTPPAFGRRIQALEMWAGAPLIDRSAYPVRLTAEGRQFLEAAESALRTLDETRLALRAAHRADATTLTIATGKTLARSMVPAWLAGLRNALRDDPVGDGFRTRLSTHATHDALERFTEGHADFLLCYSPHDLPVMLDDASYMFHAVGVERLVCVAAADANGRAAFQIRGGKTRTATVPFIAYAETLTMGRMVNQEIARRKLATQLETVAISDFAESVHEMVRQHMGLAWLPARLIADDLHAGRLVRADSHGGNSADLALDIRLYRPRAAMRPLAETFWRAAIAA, from the coding sequence ATGCATATCCGCTGGCTGGAAGACTTTATTTGCCTCGCGCAGGCCGGCAGCCTCGCGCGCGCGGCAGAGTTGCGCAATGTGACGCCACCCGCGTTCGGCCGGCGCATCCAGGCGCTCGAAATGTGGGCCGGCGCGCCGCTGATCGACCGCAGCGCGTATCCCGTGCGGCTGACCGCGGAGGGCCGGCAGTTCCTCGAGGCCGCCGAATCCGCGCTGCGCACGCTCGACGAGACCCGTCTGGCCCTGCGCGCCGCGCACCGCGCGGACGCCACCACGCTGACCATCGCCACGGGCAAGACGCTTGCGCGGTCGATGGTGCCGGCATGGCTCGCCGGCCTGCGCAATGCCCTGCGCGACGATCCCGTGGGCGACGGCTTCCGTACGCGCCTTTCCACCCATGCCACGCACGACGCGCTCGAACGCTTTACCGAAGGGCATGCGGATTTCCTGCTGTGCTACAGCCCGCACGACCTGCCCGTGATGCTCGACGACGCGAGCTATATGTTCCACGCGGTGGGCGTGGAACGGCTGGTCTGCGTGGCGGCCGCCGATGCCAATGGGCGCGCGGCATTCCAGATCCGCGGCGGAAAAACCAGGACGGCAACGGTGCCGTTCATCGCCTATGCGGAAACGCTGACCATGGGCCGCATGGTCAATCAGGAGATTGCACGCCGCAAACTCGCGACCCAGCTGGAAACGGTGGCCATCAGCGATTTCGCCGAATCGGTGCACGAGATGGTGCGCCAGCACATGGGCCTCGCGTGGCTGCCGGCCCGGCTGATCGCCGACGACCTCCACGCGGGACGCCTCGTGCGCGCCGACAGCCACGGGGGCAACTCGGCCGATCTCGCCCTCGATATCCGTCTTTACCGCCCGCGCGCGGCCATGCGCCCGCTGGCCGAGACCTTCTGGCGCGCCGCCATCGCGGCATGA
- a CDS encoding LysR family transcriptional regulator produces the protein MNTRFLETLLSLARSGSIRATARELHATPAAISSRIKALEAELGVSLVDRGSSQFRLSDDGERLLNHAREVVHAARTLQLAAQRGQQISGRLRLGVVETVVHSWLPNFVRALETDYPELVVDLTVDATAVLGPRLLAGELDLVAQVESAIDPSIVAQPLARYPVRWIARRDMLAEADGTDQMDDRVRAMLRHPVLTFGRGTLPQLAVDAMVSGLASEHGVPLSQTRVTCMPSVAAMIHLLRDGYGVAAVPSLLVAEYLDTGELVELPMLPSPPPIVIALYRRDDARVAVHAAAAVAREVCSQYCDALPAALIEAS, from the coding sequence ATGAACACCCGCTTTCTCGAAACGCTGCTCTCGCTGGCGCGCTCGGGAAGCATTCGCGCCACCGCGCGCGAACTGCATGCCACGCCCGCCGCCATTTCCTCGCGCATCAAGGCGCTCGAAGCCGAACTCGGCGTCTCGCTCGTCGATCGCGGCAGCAGCCAGTTCCGGCTCAGCGACGATGGCGAGCGGCTGCTCAATCATGCGCGAGAGGTCGTGCACGCCGCGCGTACGCTGCAGCTGGCCGCGCAACGGGGCCAGCAGATCTCGGGGCGGCTGCGGCTCGGCGTCGTCGAGACCGTGGTGCATAGCTGGCTGCCGAACTTCGTGCGCGCGCTGGAAACCGACTATCCGGAGCTCGTCGTGGACCTGACCGTCGACGCCACCGCCGTGCTCGGCCCGCGCCTGCTCGCGGGCGAGCTCGACCTGGTGGCGCAGGTGGAGAGCGCGATCGATCCCTCCATCGTCGCGCAGCCGCTCGCGCGCTACCCGGTGCGCTGGATCGCGCGGCGCGACATGCTCGCCGAGGCGGACGGCACGGACCAGATGGACGATCGCGTGCGGGCGATGCTGCGGCATCCCGTGCTGACGTTCGGCCGCGGTACGCTGCCCCAACTCGCCGTCGATGCGATGGTCAGCGGCCTCGCCAGCGAGCACGGCGTGCCGCTCTCGCAAACGCGCGTCACCTGCATGCCGTCGGTGGCCGCGATGATCCATCTGCTGCGCGATGGCTACGGTGTGGCCGCGGTGCCGAGCCTGCTCGTCGCGGAGTACCTGGATACCGGCGAGCTCGTCGAGCTGCCGATGCTGCCGTCGCCGCCACCGATCGTGATCGCACTCTATCGGCGCGACGATGCGCGCGTGGCCGTGCACGCGGCGGCGGCAGTGGCGCGCGAGGTGTGCAGCCAGTATTGCGACGCCTTGCCCGCGGCATTGATCGAGGCGTCATGA
- a CDS encoding zinc-dependent metalloprotease family protein, with protein sequence MLHRTLVARAALWACLAWTGPGMAVSFSPADLRENTIPVSDADARLTLADGMWTPVVRLPDRHPRDGIQYHIATSAAYPTTLLTRNTDLGIDSLTLHAGNQISFRYRKDGNVWTVVAPVQSPRGGSDMVASAPNAFVSLYELRDGDWTGKVRLPADATDGALVLIRSAATWPSAIDPAHALFPSSLRLQHGDAYLFQFSKARGRWMPLRTARRIVQARTVAGRLPHPTAPVTEVRFADGNWTPSIALPASASDRDRIVFTSQATWPATLLPDAANPRHAVRIATGQRYDFTYVKAESAWKMTSHPRRLLLVKHLPQGVIPQPTTPITDVLAGDANWARELVLPQTANPGDAIVVRSTAAWPFAVRSATSATPRHIKTGDTVRFTFNEGKWDTGTHVVDILLVYSDAAAQRLGDQAMRMRLYEGLRLTNEALENAKANLYYNPVAVVRRTVRNGGTTLGQALSAIRFDPDIQAELRDRKADAIYYEGTEAGCGLAYVRPNSFSMVGTGSLACGTTVMRHELGHNLGLSHGGERYANPRYAVGNTLHGTVMGGNAIPYYSTPHILHPITGEPLGIPDQIDAVRVINERSQEIAAFR encoded by the coding sequence ATGTTGCATCGGACCCTGGTGGCGCGCGCGGCATTGTGGGCTTGCCTGGCATGGACTGGACCGGGCATGGCGGTCAGCTTCTCGCCCGCCGACCTGAGGGAAAATACGATTCCCGTGTCGGATGCCGACGCGCGACTGACGCTTGCGGATGGCATGTGGACACCGGTGGTGCGTCTGCCGGACCGCCATCCCCGTGATGGCATCCAGTATCACATCGCCACGTCGGCGGCGTACCCGACCACCTTACTGACCCGAAACACCGACCTTGGCATCGACTCGCTCACGCTTCATGCGGGTAACCAGATTTCGTTCCGATACCGGAAGGACGGGAATGTCTGGACAGTCGTGGCACCGGTTCAATCGCCGAGAGGCGGCAGCGATATGGTCGCGTCCGCCCCCAATGCATTCGTCTCGCTCTATGAGCTCCGCGATGGCGACTGGACCGGCAAGGTCCGGCTGCCTGCCGACGCCACCGACGGCGCGCTCGTGCTGATTCGTTCGGCAGCGACGTGGCCATCGGCCATCGACCCGGCGCATGCATTGTTTCCGAGTTCGCTCAGGCTTCAGCATGGCGACGCATACCTGTTCCAGTTCAGCAAGGCACGCGGCCGCTGGATGCCGCTGAGGACCGCGCGGCGGATCGTGCAGGCACGCACGGTCGCCGGGCGTCTGCCGCATCCCACCGCGCCGGTCACGGAGGTCCGTTTCGCCGACGGCAACTGGACGCCGTCCATTGCACTGCCGGCGAGCGCCAGCGATCGCGACCGCATCGTGTTCACCTCGCAGGCCACGTGGCCCGCCACATTGCTACCGGACGCGGCCAACCCGCGACATGCCGTGCGTATCGCCACGGGCCAGCGGTACGATTTCACGTACGTCAAGGCCGAATCGGCATGGAAGATGACATCGCACCCGAGAAGGCTACTGCTGGTAAAGCACCTGCCTCAGGGCGTGATACCGCAGCCGACGACGCCCATCACGGACGTGCTCGCGGGGGATGCCAACTGGGCGCGTGAACTCGTCCTCCCGCAAACCGCGAATCCGGGCGATGCCATTGTGGTCCGCAGCACCGCGGCATGGCCGTTCGCGGTACGTAGCGCGACGAGCGCGACGCCGCGTCATATCAAGACGGGGGATACCGTCAGGTTCACCTTCAACGAGGGCAAATGGGACACGGGTACGCATGTGGTCGATATCCTGCTCGTGTACAGCGATGCCGCAGCCCAACGGCTCGGCGATCAGGCGATGCGGATGCGCTTGTATGAAGGCCTGCGCCTGACGAACGAGGCGCTCGAGAACGCGAAGGCGAACCTTTACTACAACCCTGTCGCGGTCGTACGCCGTACGGTCCGGAATGGCGGCACCACGCTTGGCCAGGCCTTGTCCGCCATCCGCTTCGACCCCGATATCCAGGCCGAGCTGCGCGACCGCAAGGCCGATGCCATCTACTATGAAGGGACGGAAGCCGGATGCGGCCTGGCCTATGTCCGCCCCAACAGCTTCAGCATGGTCGGGACGGGTTCTCTGGCCTGCGGGACCACTGTCATGCGCCACGAGCTCGGGCACAACCTTGGGCTATCGCACGGCGGCGAACGCTATGCCAATCCCCGCTACGCTGTCGGCAACACCCTTCACGGCACCGTCATGGGCGGTAACGCCATCCCCTACTACAGCACCCCACACATCCTCCACCCGATTACAGGCGAGCCGCTCGGCATTCCGGACCAGATCGACGCCGTCCGCGTCATCAACGAGCGGTCGCAAGAGATCGCTGCCTTCCGATGA
- a CDS encoding M14 family metallopeptidase produces MTQQQPFDAYPVEVEFPDIRPYATGNTGVPYVHTFDSGTPGPHVMVNALTHGNEVCGAITVAGLLAHGLRPRRGRLTLSFANVDAYARFDAARPDASRYVDQDFNRVWTAAVLDDTSRDSSELRRARAMRPVIDTVDLLLDLHSMHEKSRPLIVSGPLDKGIALARAVGAPADIIVDEGHPEGRRMRDYADFGDPASPRNAILVECGQHWETRAVDVARDSTARFLLQSGIVEAADLPDGWLRPDPAAQRVIRVTEPVVASTMDFRFAGPYTGLETFAEAGAVIAWRDGQPVVTPYDHCVLVMPSLRQLRPGVTVVRLGRLDR; encoded by the coding sequence ATGACGCAACAACAACCCTTCGATGCCTACCCCGTAGAGGTCGAATTCCCCGACATCCGGCCCTACGCGACGGGCAACACCGGCGTGCCCTACGTACACACGTTCGACAGCGGCACGCCCGGCCCCCACGTGATGGTCAACGCGCTGACGCACGGCAACGAGGTCTGCGGCGCCATTACCGTGGCGGGTCTGCTCGCGCATGGCCTGCGTCCGCGCCGCGGGCGCCTGACCCTCTCGTTCGCGAACGTCGATGCCTATGCGCGCTTCGACGCCGCGCGCCCCGATGCGTCGCGCTACGTCGATCAGGATTTCAACCGCGTCTGGACCGCGGCCGTGCTCGACGACACCTCGCGCGACTCCTCCGAACTGCGCCGCGCGCGCGCCATGCGCCCCGTGATCGATACCGTCGATCTGCTGCTGGACCTGCATTCGATGCACGAAAAAAGCCGGCCGCTGATCGTCTCCGGCCCGCTCGACAAGGGCATCGCCCTGGCCCGCGCGGTCGGCGCGCCGGCCGACATCATCGTCGATGAAGGCCACCCGGAAGGCCGCCGCATGCGCGACTACGCTGACTTCGGCGACCCCGCCAGCCCGCGCAACGCGATACTCGTCGAATGCGGCCAGCACTGGGAAACGCGCGCCGTGGACGTGGCGCGCGACAGCACCGCGCGCTTCCTGCTGCAGTCCGGCATCGTCGAGGCGGCGGACCTGCCCGACGGCTGGCTGCGCCCGGATCCGGCCGCCCAGCGCGTGATCCGCGTGACGGAGCCCGTGGTCGCATCGACCATGGATTTCCGTTTTGCCGGCCCGTACACCGGTCTCGAGACGTTTGCCGAAGCCGGCGCCGTCATCGCCTGGCGCGACGGCCAGCCCGTGGTCACGCCCTATGACCACTGCGTGCTGGTCATGCCTTCGCTGCGGCAACTGCGGCCCGGCGTCACCGTGGTCCGGCTGGGGCGGCTCGACCGCTGA
- the prpR gene encoding propionate catabolism operon regulatory protein PrpR, giving the protein MQRFISYRHLSHFAMTVLDEYADRADIEVVNGSFDAALTFARERMRLGTADAFISAGANATILRTALRAPVATIKLSGFDLLLALMNARRVSNRVGVVMYGAPIPELDAIRDLLNIEVAQYAYRTPDEARHCFALLARDRYEVVVGSSLVLEFAEQYGMQGHLAYSLAAVRQGVEDAIELARAARQEASRYEQLNGVVHNLQEAVLAVDRDHRIVALNPPMEKLLGRPQAQLLRQSLETIEPALSLAHTLETGAQDRAAVMRLAQRDWIVNRTPIREHGQIVGAAITLYDARTIHDADASLRSQQRHRQPTARHSFDSLIGRSEPFRRASATAQRFARTDLTILLSGESGVGKELFAQAIHNASARAARPFVAINCAAFPESLLESELFGYDEGAFTGSRRGGKRGLFEAAHTGTLFLDEIGDMPVSLQTRLLRVLQEREIVRLGGALPIPVNVRVIAATHQPLRELVATRQFRQDLYYRINTLHLHLPALRERPEDIAPLAEALLRRSLGRLGSSLDAARLLTQVLPRLSAFPWPGNVRELENICDRMAVFFSQWHDEDEIDFRELRHDCAELYEDAVPQPGLHQRAGAPAPAPASQRDRAREVLDACGGNRQEAARELGISRATLWRWLRED; this is encoded by the coding sequence ATGCAACGCTTTATCAGCTACCGTCATCTGAGCCATTTCGCGATGACCGTGCTCGACGAATATGCGGACCGCGCCGATATCGAGGTCGTCAACGGCTCGTTCGACGCGGCGCTGACGTTTGCGCGCGAGCGCATGCGGCTGGGCACGGCCGACGCCTTTATCAGCGCCGGGGCCAACGCGACCATCCTGCGTACCGCGTTGCGCGCCCCCGTGGCCACCATCAAGCTCAGCGGCTTCGACCTGCTGCTCGCGCTGATGAACGCGCGCCGCGTTTCCAACCGCGTGGGCGTGGTGATGTACGGCGCGCCGATTCCCGAGCTCGATGCCATCAGGGACCTGCTCAATATCGAGGTGGCGCAGTATGCGTACCGCACCCCCGACGAGGCGCGCCATTGCTTCGCGCTGCTTGCGCGCGATCGCTATGAAGTCGTGGTGGGTTCGAGCCTGGTACTCGAGTTTGCCGAGCAATACGGGATGCAGGGACATCTCGCCTATTCGCTGGCGGCCGTGCGCCAGGGCGTGGAGGACGCCATCGAACTCGCGCGCGCGGCACGGCAGGAAGCCAGCCGATACGAGCAACTGAACGGCGTGGTGCACAACCTCCAGGAGGCGGTACTGGCCGTCGATCGCGATCATCGTATCGTCGCGCTCAATCCGCCGATGGAGAAGCTGCTCGGCCGGCCGCAGGCGCAGCTGTTACGGCAATCGCTGGAGACGATCGAACCGGCGCTGTCGCTCGCGCATACGCTGGAGACCGGCGCGCAGGACCGTGCCGCGGTCATGCGCCTCGCGCAGCGCGACTGGATCGTGAATCGCACGCCGATTCGCGAGCACGGGCAGATCGTCGGCGCGGCCATCACGCTCTACGATGCGCGCACGATCCACGATGCCGATGCCAGCCTGCGCAGCCAGCAGCGTCACCGGCAGCCCACCGCGCGCCATAGCTTCGACAGTCTGATCGGCCGCAGCGAGCCGTTCCGGCGCGCGTCCGCCACGGCGCAGCGGTTCGCGCGCACCGACCTGACGATTCTGCTCTCCGGCGAGAGCGGCGTGGGCAAGGAACTGTTCGCGCAGGCCATTCACAACGCGAGCGCGCGCGCCGCGCGGCCCTTCGTCGCCATCAACTGCGCGGCGTTTCCCGAGTCCCTGCTGGAGAGCGAACTGTTCGGCTACGACGAAGGCGCCTTCACGGGCTCGCGCCGCGGCGGCAAGCGCGGGCTGTTCGAGGCCGCGCATACGGGCACGCTGTTTCTCGACGAAATCGGCGATATGCCCGTGTCACTGCAGACGCGGCTGTTGCGCGTGCTGCAGGAGCGCGAGATCGTGCGGCTGGGCGGCGCGCTGCCGATTCCGGTGAACGTGCGCGTGATTGCGGCCACGCACCAGCCGTTACGCGAACTCGTCGCCACGCGGCAGTTCCGGCAGGACCTTTATTACCGGATCAACACGCTGCATCTGCATCTGCCCGCATTGCGCGAGCGGCCCGAAGATATTGCGCCGCTGGCGGAGGCGTTGCTGCGCCGCAGCCTCGGCAGGCTCGGGTCGTCACTCGACGCCGCGCGATTGCTGACGCAGGTGCTGCCGCGGCTGTCGGCGTTTCCGTGGCCGGGCAACGTGCGCGAGCTCGAGAATATCTGCGACCGCATGGCGGTGTTCTTCTCGCAGTGGCACGACGAGGACGAGATCGACTTCCGCGAGCTGCGGCACGATTGCGCGGAGCTCTATGAAGACGCGGTGCCGCAGCCGGGCCTCCACCAGCGTGCCGGGGCGCCGGCACCCGCGCCCGCATCACAGCGCGATCGCGCGCGCGAGGTGCTCGATGCATGCGGCGGCAACCGGCAGGAAGCCGCGCGCGAGCTCGGCATCAGTCGCGCGACGCTCTGGCGATGGCTACGCGAGGACTAG
- a CDS encoding Bug family tripartite tricarboxylate transporter substrate binding protein, whose translation MLVSLFSLASFAHAQEKWPTRPVKIVVPFPAGGGTDSIARLLGERMALELKTPVLIENRPGAGGIIGAQTAANAPADGYTVLLGSNSTLVSNRFLYSKLPYNPDNFEPIGEVGVQSLVLVVNSSMPVNTLAEFVAYAKAHPGKVNYASFGQGTTSHLAGEMFKQTAGIDMVHVPFKGAAEAIPALMAGSVDAYFDTIVSSLPHIKSGKFRALGVTTPKRSSAMPSLATIAEQGYPGFEMYPWYGMTVLKATPKDVQQKLRTALATSLADADLRRRLTESGTEVNYADAPEFAALIRNDSVNIEKLVKTVGIAVQ comes from the coding sequence GTGCTTGTTTCCCTCTTTTCGCTCGCGTCGTTCGCGCATGCGCAGGAGAAATGGCCGACACGGCCCGTGAAGATCGTCGTGCCGTTTCCCGCGGGCGGAGGTACCGACAGCATCGCGCGCCTTCTGGGCGAGCGGATGGCGCTGGAGCTCAAGACGCCCGTGCTGATCGAGAACCGCCCTGGTGCGGGGGGCATCATTGGTGCGCAGACCGCGGCCAATGCGCCGGCCGATGGTTATACGGTGCTGCTGGGTTCGAACAGCACGCTCGTCAGCAACCGGTTCCTCTACTCGAAGCTGCCCTACAACCCCGACAACTTCGAGCCCATCGGCGAGGTGGGCGTGCAGTCGCTCGTGCTCGTCGTCAATAGCTCGATGCCCGTGAACACGCTGGCCGAGTTCGTGGCGTATGCCAAGGCGCATCCTGGCAAGGTCAACTACGCATCGTTCGGGCAGGGCACCACCTCGCATCTGGCCGGGGAGATGTTCAAGCAGACCGCCGGCATCGATATGGTCCACGTGCCGTTCAAGGGCGCCGCCGAGGCGATTCCGGCCCTGATGGCCGGCAGCGTCGACGCCTACTTCGATACGATCGTCTCCAGCCTGCCGCATATCAAGAGCGGCAAGTTCCGCGCGCTGGGCGTAACGACGCCCAAGCGTTCGTCGGCGATGCCTTCGCTCGCGACCATTGCCGAGCAGGGTTATCCTGGCTTCGAGATGTACCCGTGGTACGGCATGACGGTGCTCAAGGCCACCCCGAAGGATGTCCAGCAAAAGCTCCGTACCGCGCTCGCGACCAGCCTGGCCGATGCCGACCTGCGCCGGCGCCTGACCGAGAGCGGCACCGAGGTGAACTACGCCGACGCGCCCGAATTTGCCGCACTGATCCGCAACGACAGCGTCAATATCGAGAAGCTGGTGAAGACGGTGGGCATCGCCGTGCAGTGA
- a CDS encoding Bug family tripartite tricarboxylate transporter substrate binding protein produces MKTLLRKALHASLFATLSGAALAASAAGAYPTKPITLVVGYTAGGSVDLVARSIAPELGKRLGQSVVIENLGGAGGTIGAQKVVKAEADGYTLLLGSGSEVSIARLTNPAVRYDGEKDLAPITFVGTQPMVLVGKLQLPAKDATELISLAQKQPGQLSYASSGIGTPLNLAGELIKQQGGVNITHVPYKGASAMSTDLLGGQIDLAVMVLSSALPHIQAGRVRAYGLTEAKRSAVAPNVPALAETPALKGVDMGVWFGLMAPASTPKPVIDRLNTDMQAVLAMPDVRRKLAEAGVEVKPGSPTEFAGFVRRETGRYRTIVQAANIRE; encoded by the coding sequence ATGAAGACCCTGCTACGCAAGGCCCTGCACGCCTCCCTCTTCGCGACGCTGAGCGGCGCCGCGCTCGCCGCCAGCGCGGCCGGCGCCTATCCCACCAAGCCCATCACGCTCGTGGTCGGCTACACCGCCGGCGGCAGCGTCGACCTCGTGGCGCGCTCCATTGCACCCGAGCTCGGCAAGCGCCTCGGCCAGAGCGTGGTGATCGAAAACCTCGGTGGTGCCGGCGGCACCATCGGCGCACAGAAGGTGGTCAAGGCGGAAGCCGACGGTTACACCCTGCTGCTCGGCTCCGGCAGCGAAGTCTCCATCGCGCGGCTGACCAACCCCGCCGTGCGGTACGACGGCGAGAAGGACCTGGCGCCCATCACATTCGTCGGCACGCAGCCGATGGTGCTCGTCGGCAAGCTGCAACTGCCCGCCAAGGATGCGACGGAGCTGATTTCGCTGGCGCAGAAGCAGCCCGGTCAACTGTCGTACGCCTCGTCGGGCATCGGCACACCGCTGAATCTGGCCGGCGAACTGATCAAGCAGCAAGGCGGCGTGAATATCACGCACGTTCCTTACAAGGGCGCCTCGGCGATGTCGACGGACCTGCTCGGCGGCCAGATCGACCTTGCGGTGATGGTGCTGTCGTCCGCGCTGCCGCATATCCAGGCCGGCCGCGTGCGCGCCTATGGGCTGACCGAAGCCAAACGCTCGGCGGTGGCCCCGAACGTGCCGGCACTGGCCGAGACACCCGCGCTCAAGGGCGTGGACATGGGCGTATGGTTCGGCCTGATGGCGCCGGCCAGCACGCCGAAGCCCGTGATCGATCGCCTCAACACCGATATGCAGGCCGTGCTCGCGATGCCCGACGTCCGCCGCAAGCTCGCGGAAGCCGGCGTCGAGGTCAAGCCCGGCTCGCCGACGGAATTCGCCGGGTTCGTCCGACGCGAGACGGGCCGCTATCGCACGATCGTGCAGGCGGCCAATATCCGCGAATAA